In Hugenholtzia roseola DSM 9546, one DNA window encodes the following:
- a CDS encoding DUF4249 domain-containing protein, with product MKQNSIFSRLSRLSRLSWAALLLLVGFSSCEEVIDLDLDKQASTALVVDAEVLDTEGRSYVRLSRTLDYFDASGEHRVSGAEVKVSDTEGNVEIFVEDPQNKGLYIPQNPNFKGQVGNTYSLAIQWQDYEAQATSTLLPVTDIDSVVVRYDEDEPFKEDGYYLYFYAKEPQQTQDWYRWRVFVNDTLLYENAGDIIVASDEGIQEEINGIDLGYKFEPADTVRLEQYSISEEVYNYYNDLITLAFSDGGLFSPPPVNPRSNVKGKNVIGVFSASQMKSLTVIVPEEEE from the coding sequence ATGAAACAAAATAGCATTTTTTCGCGCCTCTCGCGCCTCTCGCGTCTTTCTTGGGCAGCCTTGCTCTTGCTCGTCGGATTTTCTTCTTGTGAAGAGGTCATCGATTTGGATTTGGATAAGCAAGCCTCCACTGCCTTAGTAGTAGATGCCGAAGTTTTAGATACCGAAGGGCGGTCTTATGTGCGCCTAAGCCGCACGCTCGACTACTTCGATGCCTCTGGCGAACACCGCGTTTCGGGTGCAGAAGTGAAAGTTTCCGACACAGAAGGCAATGTAGAAATTTTTGTAGAAGACCCACAAAACAAGGGACTTTATATCCCCCAAAATCCCAATTTTAAGGGGCAGGTAGGCAATACCTACTCACTTGCTATCCAGTGGCAAGACTATGAAGCCCAAGCCACTTCTACCCTTTTGCCCGTTACGGATATAGATTCTGTCGTCGTGCGCTACGACGAAGATGAGCCTTTCAAAGAAGATGGCTATTATCTCTATTTCTACGCCAAAGAGCCACAACAAACGCAAGACTGGTATCGCTGGCGCGTCTTTGTCAATGATACCCTTTTGTATGAAAATGCAGGCGATATTATTGTGGCAAGCGACGAAGGCATACAAGAAGAAATCAACGGCATCGACTTAGGTTACAAATTCGAACCCGCCGATACAGTCAGATTAGAGCAGTATTCTATTTCAGAAGAAGTCTATAATTATTACAACGACCTCATTACTTTGGCTTTTAGCGATGGCGGTCTTTTCAGTCCTCCCCCTGTCAATCCGCGCTCAAATGTGAAGGGAAAGAATGTAATTGGCGTTTTTTCGGCTTCGCAAATGAAAAGCCTGACCGTTATTGTACCCGAAGAAGAGGAATAG